Proteins from one Hydrogenivirga caldilitoris genomic window:
- the sfsA gene encoding DNA/RNA nuclease SfsA — MELGELTPATFVERLNRFVCLVNLNDKLEKVLIRNTGRLKELLTPGREVYLRYKEGGKYRYELLLVRLDKTLVCVDSHLPPKLLVEYALKTGYPWKLLDYKYEFRVGTSRLDLLINKRILVETKSVNLVIDGTAMFPDAPTTRGSKHVEELIRSADTYKPEIVFIVQREDALRFTPNKTMDPVFSEALKRFSSMGFTVRAFVCRVNLEEITIKEEIPVIY; from the coding sequence ATGGAGTTGGGAGAGCTGACACCTGCAACCTTTGTAGAACGTTTGAACAGGTTTGTATGTCTTGTGAATCTGAATGACAAACTGGAGAAAGTCCTTATAAGAAATACAGGGAGATTGAAGGAGTTACTCACTCCCGGCAGGGAGGTATATCTGCGGTATAAGGAGGGAGGCAAATACAGATATGAGCTACTTCTTGTCAGACTAGATAAAACTCTTGTATGTGTTGACTCTCACCTGCCGCCAAAACTTCTAGTTGAGTACGCCCTCAAAACAGGTTATCCATGGAAGCTCTTAGACTACAAGTACGAGTTCAGGGTTGGGACTTCAAGGTTGGACCTTCTCATAAACAAAAGAATTTTGGTGGAGACCAAGTCAGTAAACCTGGTTATTGATGGTACGGCGATGTTTCCGGACGCACCAACTACAAGAGGTAGTAAACATGTAGAGGAACTTATACGCAGTGCTGACACTTACAAACCTGAAATTGTATTTATAGTCCAGAGAGAAGACGCCCTGAGATTTACACCTAACAAAACCATGGACCCGGTTTTCTCAGAAGCCCTTAAAAGATTCTCCAGTATGGGTTTCACTGTCAGAGCCTTTGTGTGCAGGGTCAATCTGGAAGAGATAACCATAAAAGAGGAGATACCTGTTATATATTGA